One Desulfobulbus propionicus DSM 2032 DNA segment encodes these proteins:
- a CDS encoding ABC-F family ATP-binding cassette domain-containing protein, producing MLQATNIALSYGKRVIFKDVNIKFTHGNCYGLIGANGAGKSTFLKILAGQKEADKGEVSIDPKERIAVLQQDQFAYDEHTVLDTVIMGHRRLYEVKMERERLYALPELSEEDGMRCGDLEVEFGEMNGYEAESEAHVLLSGLGIPEEMTGLKMKDLDGGDKVRVLLAQALFGNPDILLLDEPTNNLDVQSIAWLEEFLIRFPNTVIIVSHDRHFLNQVCTHMADIDFGQIRVYVGNYDFWYQASQLALAQKQQENKKAAAKVAELKEFIQRFSSNASKAKQATSRKKLLDKITIEEMPVSSRKYPWIAFKPDRPCGNVILEVDGLSKTIDGVKVLDNLSFSVGKGEKIAFVGTYGLAKTTLFQILMGELEPDSGSFRWGQTITPSYFPKENSAFFTSSMNLLEWFGQFIPASEGESYSRGFLGRMLFSGDEVLKKTSVLSGGERVRCLLARMMLSGANVLLLDEPTNHLDLESITSLNNGLIAYPEVILFASHDHECVATVANRIIEIGPKGVIDRMTNFDDYLADAAIAVHREQIYHQGKR from the coding sequence ATGCTGCAAGCGACCAACATCGCGCTTTCCTATGGCAAGCGCGTCATTTTCAAAGACGTCAACATCAAATTCACCCACGGCAACTGCTATGGCCTGATCGGAGCCAACGGCGCGGGAAAATCGACCTTTCTCAAGATACTCGCCGGCCAGAAGGAAGCGGACAAGGGCGAGGTATCGATCGATCCCAAGGAACGGATCGCCGTCCTTCAGCAGGATCAGTTCGCCTATGACGAGCACACGGTGCTGGACACGGTGATCATGGGACATCGCAGGCTCTACGAGGTGAAAATGGAGCGAGAGCGGCTCTACGCCTTGCCCGAGCTGTCCGAGGAGGATGGCATGCGCTGCGGCGATCTTGAGGTCGAATTCGGCGAGATGAACGGTTACGAAGCCGAATCCGAGGCCCATGTGCTGCTCAGCGGCCTGGGTATTCCCGAGGAAATGACCGGCCTGAAGATGAAGGATTTGGACGGTGGCGACAAAGTGCGGGTGCTCTTGGCCCAGGCCCTGTTCGGCAACCCGGACATCCTGCTGCTGGACGAGCCGACCAACAACCTGGACGTCCAGTCCATCGCCTGGCTGGAAGAGTTTCTCATTCGCTTTCCCAACACGGTGATCATCGTTTCCCATGACCGCCATTTCCTCAATCAGGTCTGCACCCACATGGCGGATATCGATTTTGGCCAGATCCGGGTCTATGTGGGCAATTACGATTTCTGGTACCAGGCCAGCCAGCTGGCTCTTGCCCAGAAGCAGCAGGAAAACAAGAAAGCCGCCGCCAAAGTGGCGGAACTCAAGGAATTCATCCAACGATTCTCCTCCAACGCCTCAAAGGCCAAGCAGGCCACCTCGCGCAAGAAACTGCTGGATAAGATCACCATCGAGGAAATGCCCGTTTCCTCGCGCAAATACCCATGGATTGCCTTCAAGCCGGATCGGCCCTGCGGCAACGTCATCCTGGAAGTCGATGGCTTGAGCAAGACGATCGACGGGGTTAAGGTCTTGGACAATCTCAGTTTTTCCGTTGGCAAGGGGGAAAAGATCGCTTTTGTCGGTACCTACGGCTTGGCCAAGACCACCCTGTTCCAGATTCTGATGGGGGAGCTGGAGCCTGATTCGGGCAGTTTCCGCTGGGGCCAGACCATCACTCCGTCCTATTTCCCCAAGGAGAACAGCGCCTTTTTCACCAGCTCCATGAATTTGCTGGAATGGTTTGGCCAGTTCATTCCCGCCAGCGAGGGCGAAAGCTATTCGCGCGGCTTTCTCGGCCGGATGCTTTTTTCCGGCGACGAAGTGCTCAAGAAGACCTCCGTGCTCTCCGGCGGCGAGCGGGTGCGCTGCCTGCTGGCACGGATGATGCTGAGCGGCGCCAACGTGCTGCTCCTCGACGAGCCGACCAACCATCTGGACCTGGAATCGATTACCTCGCTCAACAACGGCCTGATTGCTTATCCCGAGGTGATCCTGTTTGCTTCCCACGACCACGAATGCGTGGCCACCGTGGCCAACCGGATTATCGAAATCGGGCCCAAGGGTGTGATCGACAGGATGACCAACTTCGACGACTATCTGGCCGACGCCGCCATCGCTGTTCACCGGGAGCAAATCTATCATCAAGGAAAAAGGTGA
- a CDS encoding MFS transporter translates to MDKLAVIQKQSTNTTMNNNRMQSGSPAFRQANLALFAAGFVTFITLYDVQPLLPEFARVFDIPPALASLPLSAATLTLAAAMLIAGTISETLGRRPVMIFSLVMTSLLALCSAFSHSLVSLVTLRFVQGIVLAGLPPVAMAYLSEEIEPATIGTAMGLYIAGNAIGGMSGRIFTATITDFFSWQIALGLVGILCLGLSLYFAYSLPPSTHFRRRPFETRYLFTSLYQQLLDPTLRCLYAISFMVMGSFVTLFNYITFRLTGAEFGLTQTLVSFIFLSYLFGAGCSSLTGKMVNRIGRGATLRVGLAVMAAGLSMTLTGVLLLVIVGIAVFTCGFFVTHTAASTWVGRQAKTAKAQASSLYLFFYYLGASVSGTAGGFCWTHMGWPGVACLIGLLLLTAGAITLLLTKQTAGCEPAALRPGGPINPLSPR, encoded by the coding sequence ATGGACAAGCTCGCCGTCATTCAAAAACAGTCGACCAACACCACAATGAACAACAACCGCATGCAAAGCGGCAGCCCTGCCTTCCGCCAGGCGAACCTGGCCCTGTTTGCCGCCGGATTCGTCACCTTCATCACCCTGTACGATGTCCAACCGCTCTTGCCGGAATTTGCCCGCGTATTTGACATTCCCCCTGCCCTGGCCAGCCTGCCGCTGTCGGCGGCCACCCTAACCCTGGCGGCCGCCATGCTGATCGCCGGAACCATTTCCGAAACGCTCGGCCGCCGGCCGGTGATGATCTTTTCCCTGGTCATGACCTCGCTGCTGGCCCTGTGCAGCGCATTCAGCCACTCCCTGGTCTCGCTGGTCACGCTTCGATTCGTCCAGGGAATCGTGCTGGCCGGTCTGCCTCCGGTGGCCATGGCCTACCTGAGCGAGGAAATCGAACCAGCCACCATCGGCACCGCCATGGGCCTGTACATTGCCGGCAATGCGATTGGTGGCATGTCCGGACGCATATTCACCGCCACCATCACCGACTTCTTCTCCTGGCAGATCGCCTTGGGCCTGGTCGGGATCCTTTGCCTTGGACTGAGCCTGTATTTTGCTTACAGCCTCCCCCCCTCAACCCATTTCCGCCGGCGCCCCTTCGAAACACGCTATCTCTTCACCTCGCTGTACCAACAGCTCCTCGACCCGACCCTCCGCTGCCTGTACGCTATCTCCTTCATGGTCATGGGCAGTTTTGTCACCTTGTTCAACTACATAACATTCAGGTTGACCGGAGCCGAATTCGGCCTCACCCAGACCCTGGTGAGTTTTATTTTTCTTTCCTATCTCTTTGGCGCCGGCTGCTCGTCCCTGACCGGCAAGATGGTCAACCGCATCGGTCGCGGCGCAACCCTCCGCGTCGGACTGGCCGTCATGGCCGCCGGTCTGAGCATGACCCTGACGGGCGTTCTTCTCCTGGTCATCGTGGGGATTGCCGTGTTCACCTGCGGTTTTTTCGTGACCCACACGGCTGCCTCGACATGGGTCGGCAGGCAGGCGAAGACGGCCAAGGCCCAAGCCTCGTCGCTCTATCTGTTTTTTTACTATCTGGGAGCGAGCGTTTCCGGAACCGCGGGCGGGTTTTGCTGGACTCACATGGGCTGGCCAGGCGTTGCCTGCCTGATCGGCCTGCTGCTATTGACAGCGGGCGCCATCACCCTTCTCCTGACGAAACAGACCGCCGGATGCGAGCCTGCCGCCCTGCGACCCGGCGGACCGATCAATCCGCTTTCTCCGCGGTAG
- a CDS encoding LysR family transcriptional regulator codes for MDLRQLKFFVEIARHGNFTKAAETLNIAQPALSIAIQKLEEELELVLFNRQKRKVALTAEGEVLLTHAERILDDLRAADMEMADLKGLGMGEVRLGITPMISTYFFPAIIHDFTRQYPRLHISVSGEGAGSIQKMISQGELDMGVIAGGLIPENLEVRHILREEVMVCVPADHAFTRRRAVRYADFAGEPLIMFKEGYYQREMLLEIFKELPGAQPNIVFETNLFSLVKSLVKRGLGISTLLRMVAEDDRDLCAVSFDPPLHLDLMLAWKKGAYLSHANQAFVDFLMEQIRGYDRNRLAVR; via the coding sequence GTGGACCTACGTCAACTGAAATTCTTCGTCGAAATCGCCCGTCACGGCAACTTCACCAAGGCAGCGGAAACCCTCAACATCGCCCAGCCCGCCCTCAGCATCGCGATTCAGAAGTTGGAGGAAGAACTCGAACTGGTGCTGTTCAACCGGCAGAAACGGAAGGTGGCGCTTACCGCCGAGGGAGAGGTGTTGCTCACCCATGCGGAACGCATTCTCGATGACCTGCGGGCGGCGGACATGGAAATGGCCGATTTGAAGGGACTGGGCATGGGAGAAGTCCGCCTGGGCATCACCCCGATGATCAGCACCTATTTTTTCCCGGCCATTATCCATGATTTCACCCGGCAATATCCCAGATTGCACATTTCCGTCTCGGGCGAGGGGGCGGGCAGCATCCAGAAAATGATCAGCCAGGGCGAACTGGACATGGGCGTCATTGCCGGCGGCCTGATTCCGGAGAACTTGGAGGTGCGCCATATCCTGCGTGAAGAGGTCATGGTCTGTGTCCCGGCGGACCACGCCTTCACCCGGCGCCGCGCGGTGCGCTACGCGGATTTCGCCGGCGAGCCGTTGATCATGTTCAAGGAGGGGTATTACCAGCGGGAGATGCTCCTGGAAATCTTCAAGGAATTGCCGGGTGCGCAGCCGAACATCGTGTTTGAAACCAATCTCTTTTCCCTGGTCAAGTCCTTGGTTAAACGCGGGTTGGGCATCTCCACCCTGCTCCGGATGGTGGCGGAGGACGATCGGGATTTGTGTGCGGTGTCGTTCGATCCGCCGCTGCATCTCGACCTCATGCTTGCCTGGAAAAAAGGCGCCTATTTATCCCATGCCAATCAGGCGTTCGTCGATTTTCTGATGGAACAGATCCGGGGCTACGACAGAAATCGCCTGGCCGTCCGTTGA
- a CDS encoding TetR/AcrR family transcriptional regulator yields the protein MFSKTKEHILACGGEIIHHKGFNATGLQEILHSAGVPKGSFYFYFKSKDDFGLALIDHYREQFAEQLRPVIKDDSLSPVDRLQRFFLWFHDHFAASGYIKGCPIGNLIQEMGDIHPAFREKLHDSLERLIAFVRGQLELAHEQQLIPSHLDPDATARFIISAWQGALIRMKAVAGPEPLENFHSMIFSVLLR from the coding sequence ATGTTTTCGAAGACGAAAGAGCACATTCTCGCCTGCGGCGGAGAGATCATTCATCACAAGGGATTCAACGCTACGGGCTTGCAGGAAATTTTACACTCCGCCGGCGTTCCCAAGGGTTCCTTTTATTTTTATTTCAAAAGCAAGGATGATTTCGGCCTGGCCCTCATTGACCACTACCGCGAGCAATTTGCCGAGCAGTTGCGGCCGGTCATCAAAGACGACAGCCTTTCTCCTGTTGATCGGCTGCAACGGTTCTTTCTCTGGTTTCACGACCACTTTGCCGCCAGCGGCTACATCAAGGGATGCCCCATTGGCAATCTCATCCAGGAAATGGGCGACATTCACCCGGCCTTTCGCGAGAAATTGCATGATTCGCTGGAACGCCTGATCGCCTTTGTGCGCGGTCAACTCGAGTTGGCTCATGAACAACAGCTTATCCCGAGCCACCTCGATCCCGATGCCACGGCTCGATTCATCATATCGGCCTGGCAAGGGGCTCTGATCCGCATGAAAGCTGTCGCCGGGCCAGAACCTCTGGAAAACTTTCACTCTATGATTTTTTCAGTGTTGTTGCGGTAA
- a CDS encoding TonB-dependent receptor plug domain-containing protein, translating to MKSRKSMNPSHVLAALALLPWTTDPVLANEQEVTMSEELQITHEAEDIVVTAARTETLLKEATKSIDIVDSEDREELQQYFLPELLDNEPGVFLRSLGGVGQWSNISIRGAGSQHTQYQYNGMPLRDAADTQSTLQYFIEDMYSGASLDRVEILKGTNSTLYGSQAMGGVINIIPKKWQSGPTAEWRNEFGPNNTAITNARAAYGQEKFYVDVNPLYVTTDGANNDGPHGYWYDNTGATFGAGVKPTDRTALEFSALFTDSDVALGSSPSLGADGSLVKNQAYADQHREGQFYQLGLNWTQAISSLWDYSLKGSQGTTERHYFWSATNGDQSKYEGETSYLELQHNLHVNQWLTFNLGADYEQSEYDGQEPKNPYAGDYTPVRFEESWGSKDAFGQAQLALLDRSLFLNLGGRYNDHEAFDGEAVWETSAAYLFKNTGTKVHAHVGTGYRTPGLYEIYGGYLYNGNLVTVGNPDLQPEKSTSYEMGVDQSLAGGKVQVGVTYFETRFDDMIIFDNTAMRYENAKEGESSGVETSIRLHPWKLVRFDLAYTYIDSRSKADQDADWSRNTYLPRNKVDFIVTFYPMDKLTMAVDVNWQDEKIVPLYDAGWNSVRWEEDGVTTVNLSTTYKALQNMELFARVDNLFDKAYTESGYCMPGISVYGGLKVHF from the coding sequence ATGAAATCGAGGAAAAGCATGAACCCGTCCCACGTGTTGGCGGCCCTGGCCCTGTTGCCGTGGACCACTGACCCGGTACTGGCCAACGAGCAGGAGGTCACGATGTCCGAGGAACTGCAGATCACCCACGAGGCGGAAGATATCGTGGTCACGGCCGCGCGGACGGAAACCCTGCTCAAGGAAGCCACCAAAAGCATCGACATCGTCGACAGCGAGGATCGGGAGGAACTCCAGCAATATTTTCTGCCCGAATTGCTGGACAATGAACCCGGTGTCTTTCTCCGCAGTCTCGGCGGCGTGGGGCAATGGTCGAACATCAGCATCCGTGGCGCCGGGTCGCAGCATACCCAATACCAGTACAACGGCATGCCCCTGCGTGACGCCGCCGACACCCAAAGCACTCTGCAGTATTTCATCGAGGATATGTACAGCGGGGCCAGCCTCGACCGGGTGGAGATCCTCAAGGGAACCAACAGCACCCTCTACGGCTCCCAGGCCATGGGCGGGGTGATCAACATCATTCCCAAGAAGTGGCAATCCGGACCAACGGCGGAGTGGCGCAACGAGTTTGGACCCAACAACACCGCGATCACCAACGCCCGGGCGGCCTATGGACAAGAAAAATTCTATGTCGATGTCAACCCGCTGTACGTCACCACCGATGGAGCAAACAACGATGGCCCCCACGGCTACTGGTACGACAACACCGGCGCCACCTTTGGCGCGGGCGTCAAACCGACCGACAGAACCGCGCTGGAATTCAGCGCCCTGTTCACGGATTCCGACGTGGCCCTTGGCAGTTCACCTTCGCTGGGTGCCGATGGCAGCCTGGTCAAGAACCAGGCCTATGCGGACCAGCATCGCGAAGGGCAATTCTATCAATTGGGACTGAATTGGACGCAGGCGATCTCCTCGCTGTGGGATTACTCGCTCAAGGGGTCTCAAGGCACCACCGAGCGTCATTACTTCTGGTCTGCCACCAACGGCGATCAATCCAAGTATGAGGGGGAAACCAGTTATTTGGAACTGCAACACAATCTGCATGTGAATCAGTGGCTGACCTTCAACCTGGGCGCCGATTACGAGCAATCGGAGTACGACGGCCAGGAGCCTAAAAACCCATATGCCGGCGACTACACTCCGGTCCGTTTCGAAGAGTCATGGGGCAGCAAGGATGCCTTTGGCCAGGCCCAGTTGGCCCTGCTGGACCGTAGCCTGTTCCTCAACCTGGGCGGCCGCTACAACGATCATGAAGCATTCGACGGTGAGGCGGTGTGGGAAACCTCGGCCGCCTATTTGTTCAAGAATACCGGAACCAAGGTGCATGCCCATGTGGGCACTGGTTATCGCACCCCCGGATTATACGAAATTTATGGTGGCTATCTGTATAACGGCAACCTGGTCACCGTCGGCAACCCGGACCTGCAGCCGGAAAAAAGCACAAGCTACGAGATGGGCGTCGACCAAAGCCTGGCAGGCGGCAAGGTGCAGGTCGGCGTGACCTATTTTGAAACTCGGTTCGATGACATGATCATTTTCGACAATACAGCCATGCGCTACGAAAACGCCAAGGAGGGAGAGAGTTCGGGCGTTGAAACCTCTATCCGGTTGCATCCCTGGAAGCTGGTCCGCTTTGATCTGGCCTACACCTACATCGACTCCCGCTCCAAGGCCGACCAAGATGCCGATTGGAGCCGCAATACGTATCTGCCCAGGAACAAGGTCGATTTCATCGTCACTTTCTATCCCATGGACAAGCTGACCATGGCCGTGGACGTCAACTGGCAGGATGAAAAGATCGTCCCACTGTATGACGCCGGCTGGAACAGTGTCCGATGGGAGGAGGACGGCGTGACCACCGTCAATCTGTCCACCACCTACAAGGCCCTGCAAAACATGGAACTATTCGCCCGGGTCGACAACCTGTTCGACAAGGCGTACACGGAATCCGGGTACTGCATGCCGGGAATTTCCGTGTATGGCGGCTTGAAGGTGCATTTTTAG
- a CDS encoding thiamine pyrophosphate-binding protein, with protein MEESVFLAGKVLSISYWNCQPIWFFSQRLEIIHGIIMNNAEILAKSLVDLGVRRVFGFSGVTIMPVIHALDACGIEIVVCSNEQSCAFAAGGYSRSGDGIGITVVTSGPAITNTLTAVADANADSIPLLVFAGQVARMKMGTDEFQHINVEKIFSGAAKKVIVINELHNIEEIVKDAYFFAKSGKPGPVVIDFPFDIQNREGVYQAIAVERFRYKYDEERHLGENQCSQFFQLLQSAKRPLLYIGGGLNSKAGSERIRTFNHRYKVPSIWSLMGKGILNEKDDFALGMLGMFGVPAANMAIQKTDLFVAFGVRWDDRVSQKVGELGLEADIAYFDVNPEKVQEVRFSRKPQFTFIGRAETALDDLLNYAEKHAIELNIGEWQEYGRQLKRKFPLNFNRNAQAIQQAEVMERLSTHITENMKITTGVGNHQMLAAQYLATKSPKSFITSGGFGTMGFALPNAIGTYYANPSAMILAIDGDGSLLMNLGELFTIGRYGLPIKVLLLNNHGECMVRNYQKFVYEGNYVATRKVNTVNFATLAKDLSFAFSRRIDDRRDLEEGLKAFLHAEGPCFLEVLCDKDEMLYPRIPAGQGYSNMILGPYMEANA; from the coding sequence GTGGAAGAGTCGGTCTTCCTGGCGGGCAAAGTTCTGAGTATTTCCTACTGGAACTGCCAGCCAATATGGTTTTTTTCTCAACGGTTGGAAATCATTCACGGAATCATCATGAATAATGCGGAAATATTGGCCAAAAGCCTCGTCGATTTGGGCGTGCGAAGAGTTTTTGGATTTTCAGGTGTCACGATAATGCCCGTTATTCATGCGCTGGATGCGTGCGGGATAGAGATCGTGGTTTGCTCGAATGAGCAGTCATGCGCCTTTGCTGCCGGAGGATATTCCCGATCCGGTGACGGTATTGGTATCACGGTGGTCACGTCGGGTCCGGCCATTACGAATACCCTGACCGCGGTGGCTGACGCGAATGCTGATTCGATACCCTTGTTGGTTTTTGCCGGACAAGTCGCCCGAATGAAAATGGGTACCGATGAGTTTCAGCATATAAATGTTGAAAAAATTTTTTCGGGAGCGGCGAAAAAGGTAATTGTAATCAATGAACTGCACAATATAGAAGAAATCGTCAAAGACGCCTATTTCTTCGCCAAGTCGGGCAAGCCGGGTCCGGTGGTCATTGATTTTCCATTTGATATTCAAAATCGTGAAGGGGTCTACCAGGCCATCGCTGTTGAACGATTTCGCTATAAATATGACGAAGAGCGGCATCTAGGGGAAAATCAATGCAGCCAGTTTTTTCAGCTTCTGCAGAGTGCGAAACGTCCCCTCCTGTACATCGGCGGCGGGTTGAATTCAAAGGCGGGAAGTGAGCGGATCAGAACGTTCAACCACCGCTATAAGGTGCCGTCGATCTGGAGCCTGATGGGCAAAGGCATCCTCAATGAAAAAGATGACTTCGCCCTCGGCATGCTGGGCATGTTTGGCGTTCCTGCCGCCAACATGGCCATTCAAAAAACGGATCTTTTTGTTGCCTTCGGTGTCCGCTGGGATGACCGTGTTTCCCAGAAGGTGGGAGAGCTCGGTCTCGAAGCCGATATCGCCTATTTTGATGTCAATCCCGAGAAGGTTCAGGAGGTTCGATTTTCGCGAAAACCACAATTCACTTTCATTGGCCGGGCCGAAACAGCCCTTGATGACTTGCTCAACTATGCAGAAAAACACGCCATTGAGTTGAATATCGGTGAATGGCAGGAATACGGACGTCAGTTAAAAAGGAAATTTCCGCTGAATTTCAACAGAAATGCCCAGGCGATTCAGCAAGCCGAGGTGATGGAACGCCTCTCGACCCACATCACGGAAAACATGAAAATAACCACCGGGGTCGGAAATCACCAGATGCTTGCCGCCCAATATCTGGCGACGAAATCTCCAAAATCCTTCATTACTTCAGGTGGGTTTGGAACCATGGGCTTTGCCTTGCCCAACGCGATTGGCACCTATTATGCCAATCCCAGCGCCATGATCCTGGCCATCGACGGCGATGGCAGCCTGCTGATGAATCTGGGCGAGCTGTTTACCATCGGCCGGTACGGTTTGCCCATAAAGGTGCTTTTGCTGAATAACCATGGCGAATGCATGGTCAGGAACTATCAGAAATTTGTTTATGAGGGCAATTATGTGGCGACCAGGAAGGTCAATACTGTCAACTTTGCAACTCTGGCCAAGGACCTGTCCTTTGCCTTCTCCAGGCGCATTGATGACAGACGCGACCTTGAAGAGGGACTGAAGGCATTTTTGCATGCCGAAGGGCCTTGTTTTTTGGAAGTTCTCTGCGACAAAGACGAAATGCTGTATCCACGGATACCGGCTGGGCAAGGATACTCGAACATGATTCTCGGACCCTATATGGAAGCCAATGCATAA
- a CDS encoding aldehyde ferredoxin oxidoreductase N-terminal domain-containing protein — MNTDCFHVLLFDLTTGRGQRIQVEGRDQAVGGSGLAALLFSRYGQPDAAWDSPGQPLIFAIGPLSGYFPLMSKTICAFKSPYHNQYTESHGGGRSAMALRLTGLEALVLIGRSPGPCFLEVSSTHVHVRECGFLWGQDVHETGKILRRMSKGSGHRSILRIGPAGEHGAAIAGINIDTYRHFGRLGGGAAMGVKNLKAIILHGDAILPLPEDSRYSKLFGEVHRKVTDSGMMKKYHDLGTPANLKTLNDLQALPWRNLQATADEAVNRISGERFADEALLRNSACSGCPVGCIHVGFVREKFMDSHRYLYRQVGYDYETIFSLGTMLGVADRSGILTLLDLFEKAGMDAMSAGVALAWATEATEKGLLSAQETLVPLTFGDVARYQQAAHFFGNGVNAFYRLLGQGTLKATEVYGGQDFACVLGQEMAGYATGEVFFAAQALGFRHSHLDSGGYSYDQQHARQDVHAAVDFLVRDEASRAFLTSTVACLFARNVYTDALLADCLQSLGYEKLAATIPECGRNIQKIRWQTRFACGFRPESITIPQRFRELTTWKGPVDPQYLHSLQTEYSRAIVALASA; from the coding sequence ATGAACACGGATTGTTTCCATGTCTTGCTCTTCGACCTAACGACCGGAAGAGGACAACGTATTCAAGTGGAAGGCCGCGATCAAGCCGTCGGCGGCAGCGGTCTGGCCGCCCTGCTTTTTTCTCGATACGGGCAGCCTGATGCAGCCTGGGATTCTCCTGGGCAGCCGCTCATTTTTGCCATCGGCCCGCTCTCTGGTTATTTTCCTTTGATGAGCAAGACGATTTGCGCCTTCAAGTCTCCCTACCACAATCAATACACCGAAAGCCACGGCGGCGGCCGCAGTGCCATGGCGCTTCGTCTGACTGGCCTTGAGGCCTTGGTCCTTATTGGCCGATCGCCAGGTCCGTGTTTTCTGGAAGTGAGCAGCACCCATGTCCACGTCAGGGAGTGCGGTTTCCTCTGGGGGCAGGACGTACACGAAACAGGCAAAATCCTGCGGCGCATGAGCAAAGGTTCCGGGCACCGCTCCATCCTCCGCATCGGCCCGGCGGGAGAACACGGTGCGGCCATTGCGGGCATCAATATTGACACCTATCGCCATTTTGGACGATTGGGCGGTGGCGCGGCAATGGGGGTGAAAAACCTCAAGGCCATTATCCTCCACGGCGATGCCATCTTGCCGTTGCCTGAAGATAGCCGCTATTCCAAACTGTTTGGAGAAGTGCACCGCAAAGTGACAGATAGCGGGATGATGAAAAAATACCACGACCTCGGCACCCCGGCGAATCTCAAGACACTCAACGACCTACAAGCCCTGCCCTGGCGCAACCTGCAGGCAACGGCCGACGAAGCAGTGAACCGCATCTCCGGCGAACGGTTCGCCGATGAGGCCCTGTTGCGCAACTCAGCCTGCTCGGGGTGCCCTGTGGGGTGTATCCATGTTGGGTTTGTCCGGGAAAAATTCATGGACAGCCACAGATACCTGTACCGGCAGGTTGGCTATGACTATGAAACAATCTTTTCACTGGGCACCATGTTGGGCGTGGCAGACAGGTCCGGAATACTCACGCTCCTTGACCTATTCGAAAAGGCTGGAATGGACGCCATGTCAGCCGGGGTTGCCCTTGCCTGGGCGACTGAGGCCACGGAAAAGGGTTTATTATCCGCTCAAGAGACATTGGTGCCGTTGACTTTCGGTGATGTCGCACGCTATCAGCAGGCAGCCCATTTTTTTGGCAATGGAGTCAATGCCTTCTACCGGCTTCTCGGCCAAGGCACCCTCAAGGCAACCGAAGTGTATGGCGGGCAGGATTTTGCCTGCGTGCTCGGCCAGGAAATGGCAGGCTATGCCACCGGCGAGGTATTTTTTGCCGCACAGGCGCTTGGATTCCGCCATTCCCATCTGGACAGCGGCGGGTATTCGTACGACCAACAGCACGCCCGCCAGGATGTCCACGCCGCCGTCGACTTTCTTGTCCGAGACGAGGCATCACGTGCCTTCCTGACCTCCACAGTGGCCTGTCTGTTTGCCCGCAATGTCTATACCGATGCCCTCCTGGCAGATTGCTTGCAATCGCTCGGGTATGAAAAACTGGCCGCCACCATCCCCGAATGCGGCCGGAACATTCAAAAGATTCGCTGGCAAACCCGTTTTGCCTGCGGCTTCCGTCCAGAATCGATAACCATCCCTCAGCGGTTCCGTGAACTCACCACCTGGAAAGGTCCTGTTGATCCGCAGTATCTCCACTCCCTGCAAACCGAGTACAGCCGGGCGATTGTAGCGCTTGCCAGTGCATGA
- a CDS encoding 4Fe-4S dicluster domain-containing protein → MKILLTPRMDRCIGCHSCSLACARLLHHRLSWDTAGIRIHSSGGLTTGFTAVHCLACTSPPCANVCPTGALVPRKDGGVVVKKKLCNRCGACAPACPVDAIFLDPEGEPFLCVHCGLCVPFCPHDCLELAERNEVRPDPSRNATVSAS, encoded by the coding sequence ATGAAAATTTTGCTCACTCCACGGATGGATCGATGTATTGGCTGTCACTCTTGTTCCCTCGCCTGTGCCCGCTTGTTGCACCATCGCCTGTCCTGGGATACTGCGGGGATTCGCATCCATTCTTCCGGAGGCCTAACCACCGGATTCACAGCCGTTCATTGTCTGGCCTGTACGTCCCCTCCTTGCGCCAACGTCTGTCCGACCGGCGCCTTGGTGCCGCGCAAGGATGGCGGGGTAGTGGTCAAGAAAAAACTGTGTAATCGCTGCGGAGCCTGCGCGCCCGCCTGTCCGGTCGATGCCATTTTCCTCGACCCGGAGGGAGAACCCTTCCTCTGCGTACACTGTGGTCTCTGTGTCCCCTTCTGCCCGCATGACTGCCTGGAACTGGCCGAGAGGAACGAGGTTCGGCCTGATCCGTCCAGAAATGCAACGGTGTCTGCCTCATGA